One part of the Thermoanaerobacterium sp. CMT5567-10 genome encodes these proteins:
- the rph gene encoding ribonuclease PH, whose protein sequence is MKRVDGRDPKSLRPIKITRNFNRYAEGSVLIEVGNTKVICTASIEDKVPPFQKGTGKGWITSEYSMIPRATETRTQRESTRGKQSGRTMEIQRLIGRALRAVVDLDALGEKTIWIDCDVIQADGGTRTASITGSFVALVDAMNKLLQKGVISKMPIKSFVAAVSVGIVGDNKLLDLCYLEDCNAHVDMNIVMTDKGEFIEIQGTGEGGPFSKDDFTELLRLAEDGLNKIIEIQKEALGDISLKIGVEEDENSCSNSQQA, encoded by the coding sequence ATGAAAAGAGTAGATGGCAGGGATCCAAAATCCTTAAGACCGATAAAGATTACTAGAAATTTTAACAGATACGCCGAAGGATCTGTTTTGATAGAAGTAGGGAATACAAAGGTTATATGTACAGCATCGATTGAAGATAAGGTACCGCCTTTCCAGAAAGGTACTGGAAAGGGGTGGATTACCAGCGAATATTCTATGATTCCGAGAGCTACAGAGACTAGAACACAAAGAGAGTCTACAAGAGGCAAACAATCCGGCCGGACGATGGAAATTCAAAGGCTTATAGGGAGAGCTTTAAGAGCTGTTGTGGACTTAGATGCGTTGGGTGAAAAGACCATTTGGATTGATTGTGATGTAATACAGGCAGATGGAGGAACAAGGACAGCTTCAATTACAGGTTCATTTGTTGCTCTCGTTGATGCAATGAATAAACTATTGCAAAAAGGTGTTATAAGTAAGATGCCAATTAAAAGTTTTGTGGCTGCAGTTAGTGTAGGCATAGTTGGGGATAACAAGTTACTTGATTTATGCTATTTAGAAGACTGTAATGCACATGTGGATATGAATATAGTAATGACTGACAAAGGTGAGTTTATAGAGATACAAGGGACGGGAGAAGGTGGGCCTTTTTCAAAAGATGATTTTACAGAGCTTTTAAGACTTGCTGAAGATGGCCTTAATAAAATTATTGAAATACAGAAAGAAGCACTGGGAGATATATCATTAAAAATTGGAGTTGAAGAAGATGAAAATAGTTGTAGCAACTCACAACAAGCATAA
- a CDS encoding XTP/dITP diphosphatase has translation MKIVVATHNKHKVDEIREFFKDDFEVLSADDIGSYDEIEETGDTIEENALLKARSLANLTDNIVIADDTGLFVDYLDGKPGVYSARFAGLNATYEDNNRKLLRLLEGVPIEKRKATFRTVVALIYKGREAIIEGKVEGTILDSPRGQFGFGYDPVFFVDKVGKTLAELTLEEKNKVSHRADALKKLKDYLKNNLEDFK, from the coding sequence ATGAAAATAGTTGTAGCAACTCACAACAAGCATAAGGTAGATGAAATAAGAGAATTTTTCAAAGACGACTTTGAAGTATTGTCAGCGGATGATATTGGGTCATATGATGAAATAGAAGAAACAGGAGATACAATTGAGGAAAATGCACTTTTAAAGGCTAGATCTTTGGCAAATTTGACTGATAATATAGTAATTGCCGATGATACAGGCTTGTTTGTAGATTACTTAGATGGAAAACCAGGTGTATATTCCGCGAGATTTGCAGGTTTAAATGCAACATATGAAGATAACAATAGGAAACTTTTAAGACTTTTAGAAGGGGTACCAATTGAAAAAAGAAAAGCTACTTTTAGGACAGTTGTAGCATTGATTTACAAAGGTAGAGAAGCTATAATAGAAGGAAAAGTAGAAGGTACAATTCTTGATAGTCCAAGAGGTCAATTTGGCTTTGGATATGATCCAGTTTTCTTTGTAGATAAAGTAGGCAAAACTTTAGCTGAACTTACACTTGAAGAAAAAAACAAGGTAAGTCACAGGGCAGATGCTTTAAAAAAATTAAAAGATTATTTAAAAAATAATTTGGAGGATTTTAAATGA
- a CDS encoding metallophosphoesterase, producing MRLFVTSDTHGMIQSVRNILKNLKNIDYIIHLGDYYRDAIELNREFGIPTLYVYGNCDFGDKEKYEKIIDIDGKRILLTHGHKYYVKFEKSIIIEKAREYGVDAVFYGHTHVPLVYNDGDMIVLNPGSPSMPREGSSRTVSIVNIENGIIVPQLLNIDDMEQCIGNKRSGTKN from the coding sequence ATGAGGTTATTTGTTACAAGTGATACGCACGGTATGATACAATCTGTTAGAAATATTCTTAAAAATCTTAAAAACATTGATTATATAATACATTTAGGTGACTATTACAGAGATGCTATAGAGTTAAATAGAGAGTTTGGAATTCCTACCCTATACGTCTATGGCAATTGTGATTTTGGTGATAAAGAAAAATACGAGAAGATAATCGATATTGACGGTAAAAGAATATTATTGACACACGGCCACAAGTATTATGTAAAGTTTGAAAAGAGCATTATAATAGAAAAAGCAAGGGAATATGGTGTTGATGCAGTCTTCTATGGCCATACCCACGTGCCATTAGTATACAATGATGGCGATATGATTGTATTAAACCCTGGTAGCCCATCAATGCCTCGAGAAGGTTCATCTAGGACTGTGTCTATAGTAAACATTGAAAATGGCATCATTGTGCCACAGCTTCTAAATATAGACGATATGGAGCAGTGTATTGGGAACAAGAGAAGTGGTACAAAAAATTAA
- a CDS encoding response regulator, which yields MEERRDSKSILIVDDTALIRLMVKDILGAEGYDVEIATTAEEAMLKIKSSKKELFDLVIVDINLPNQNGFEFIQKLKSHSEYKNIPVMILSGDATASSITQAIEIGAVEYLIKPFKAVELVKRVVKLIGYTTKKDRYPELKELLKNEINRAKRSNVNLSLVLAQCEGKIKVGISKIIDQIKHKVRDIDTVLEIDDSTLALILPITGANGAIVVMKKVKDELPGKWHFGIATYPDNGKNEQELINFAKEVAI from the coding sequence ATGGAAGAAAGAAGAGACAGTAAAAGCATTTTAATAGTAGATGATACTGCATTAATACGGCTTATGGTTAAAGATATATTAGGGGCAGAAGGTTATGATGTTGAAATAGCAACTACTGCTGAAGAGGCAATGTTAAAAATAAAAAGTAGTAAAAAGGAATTATTCGATTTGGTAATTGTAGATATTAATCTGCCAAATCAAAATGGCTTTGAATTTATACAGAAATTAAAATCACATTCAGAATACAAAAACATCCCCGTTATGATACTTAGTGGAGATGCTACGGCATCTTCAATTACGCAAGCAATAGAAATTGGCGCAGTAGAATATCTTATTAAGCCATTTAAAGCAGTAGAACTTGTAAAACGTGTAGTAAAGCTAATAGGATACACTACAAAAAAAGATCGTTACCCAGAACTTAAAGAATTGTTAAAAAACGAAATAAATCGAGCAAAAAGAAGCAATGTAAATCTCTCTTTAGTTCTGGCACAATGTGAAGGAAAGATAAAAGTTGGAATTTCAAAAATCATAGATCAAATAAAGCATAAAGTTCGCGATATAGATACAGTATTAGAAATTGATGACAGCACTTTAGCTTTAATTCTTCCTATTACAGGAGCTAATGGTGCAATTGTTGTAATGAAGAAAGTTAAAGATGAATTGCCGGGTAAGTGGCATTTCGGTATAGCTACATACCCTGATAATGGCAAGAATGAGCAGGAGCTAATTAATTTTGCAAAAGAGGTTGCAATTTAA
- a CDS encoding methyl-accepting chemotaxis protein, with translation MIYKNRKLLKLLNIINTNNLLNEDENYFNFKGIMKDILISISNIKKKLVKYIFETQVASSRIFSVSEELSITMEENNAFAQQLYAESQEIFSNNSICYENIKNTIAEIKKLVEMLENIKSTTGEMYNTGIQSRKLVDESFNEIRLVLDKINNISITTEETLNRVNELTKISVQISQILKSIEKIAKETHLLSLNASIESAKADKYGNGFGVIADGIRKLTLDTNKAVSDIATLIEKINNEIESVKTSANDNYSNVQDSVNSTMNIERSLNMIEEYNNTIMNMISKIVNVSEDEYKYVHNIDKRIQDVEDLLKEVSANFDGMNNSIYHQKENAEKILNLSDKLKEASNDLKLLSESDEIKNIIQTNSENIKNAAASVIKSIKEEIISDKFLSMNKDFHKKVLDNFLNNHKEIEALWTNDIKGRFIYSNPPAGIANANVRDWFKECITGKEYISEIYISAITKVPCLTVSIPLIDKNGSCIGVIGADLSINM, from the coding sequence ATGATATACAAAAACAGAAAATTATTGAAGTTGTTAAACATTATAAATACGAATAATCTGCTTAATGAGGATGAAAACTACTTTAATTTCAAAGGAATAATGAAAGATATACTCATATCAATATCAAATATTAAAAAGAAGCTTGTAAAATATATCTTTGAGACGCAAGTTGCTTCAAGCCGCATATTTTCGGTTTCAGAAGAATTGTCTATTACCATGGAAGAAAATAATGCTTTCGCACAACAGTTATATGCTGAATCGCAAGAGATATTTTCAAATAATTCAATTTGTTATGAAAATATAAAAAATACAATTGCAGAAATAAAGAAATTGGTTGAAATGCTTGAAAATATTAAAAGTACTACTGGAGAAATGTACAATACTGGCATTCAGTCTAGAAAGCTTGTGGATGAAAGTTTCAATGAGATTAGATTAGTTTTAGATAAAATAAATAATATTTCTATAACTACAGAAGAAACATTAAATCGAGTTAATGAACTTACAAAAATATCAGTACAAATTTCCCAAATATTAAAATCAATTGAAAAGATAGCAAAGGAAACTCATTTGCTTTCATTAAACGCATCTATAGAGTCTGCAAAAGCCGACAAATACGGCAATGGCTTTGGAGTTATAGCAGATGGTATTAGAAAATTAACTTTAGATACTAATAAAGCTGTATCAGATATTGCTACACTAATTGAAAAAATAAATAATGAGATAGAAAGTGTTAAAACATCAGCAAATGATAATTATAGTAATGTTCAGGATAGCGTAAATAGTACAATGAATATAGAAAGAAGCTTGAACATGATAGAAGAATATAACAATACGATTATGAATATGATTAGTAAAATTGTAAATGTTTCTGAAGATGAATATAAATATGTTCACAATATCGATAAAAGAATTCAAGATGTGGAAGATTTATTAAAGGAAGTATCAGCTAATTTTGACGGCATGAATAATTCCATATATCACCAAAAAGAAAATGCAGAAAAAATATTAAATCTAAGTGATAAATTAAAAGAAGCATCAAATGATTTGAAATTATTGTCTGAAAGCGATGAGATAAAAAACATAATTCAGACAAATTCAGAAAATATAAAAAATGCAGCAGCTTCTGTGATAAAATCTATAAAGGAAGAAATAATTTCAGATAAATTCCTTTCAATGAATAAGGATTTTCATAAAAAAGTACTCGACAATTTTTTAAATAATCACAAAGAAATTGAAGCTCTATGGACAAATGATATTAAAGGGAGGTTTATTTACTCAAATCCACCTGCTGGTATTGCAAATGCAAATGTAAGGGATTGGTTTAAGGAGTGTATCACAGGCAAAGAATATATATCTGAAATTTATATATCTGCAATAACAAAGGTTCCATGTTTAACTGTATCTATTCCATTAATCGATAAAAATGGATCATGTATTGGTGTAATTGGCGCTGATTTGAGTATAAATATGTAA
- a CDS encoding YbaK/EbsC family protein has protein sequence MSVEAVKNFFEKNNINIEIKILKDTSTVEKAANALGVEPGEIAKSMLFKLKDKYIMVILSGEKKIDNKKFKDTFHCKARMVPPEEVLEITGHPVGGVCPYGLKTDIDIYYDISLKNYKIVYPAAGDVNAAVAVKVDDLDKIVKGEWIDVSK, from the coding sequence ATGTCCGTAGAAGCAGTAAAAAATTTTTTTGAAAAAAATAATATAAATATCGAAATAAAGATACTTAAAGACACAAGCACTGTCGAAAAAGCTGCAAATGCGCTTGGTGTAGAACCTGGAGAAATTGCAAAATCTATGCTTTTCAAACTGAAAGACAAGTACATAATGGTTATACTGTCAGGTGAGAAGAAAATAGACAATAAAAAATTCAAAGATACTTTTCATTGCAAAGCAAGAATGGTACCACCTGAGGAAGTCCTTGAAATAACAGGGCACCCTGTAGGAGGTGTATGTCCATATGGATTAAAAACAGATATCGATATTTATTATGACATATCATTAAAAAATTATAAAATTGTATATCCAGCAGCCGGTGATGTAAACGCCGCAGTAGCTGTAAAAGTAGATGACTTGGATAAAATAGTCAAAGGAGAATGGATCGATGTATCCAAATAA